A single genomic interval of Bacillus spongiae harbors:
- a CDS encoding DUF3243 domain-containing protein, translating to MSVLDNWQEWKGFLGDRLQHAEQDGLNKDVINDLAYQIGDYLAKQVEPKNEQEKVLADLWSVASEEEQHAIANIMVKLVQDH from the coding sequence ATGAGTGTATTAGACAATTGGCAAGAATGGAAAGGCTTTTTAGGAGATCGTCTACAACACGCAGAACAAGACGGACTGAATAAGGATGTCATTAATGATTTAGCGTATCAAATTGGAGATTATTTAGCGAAGCAAGTAGAACCGAAAAATGAACAAGAAAAGGTATTGGCAGATCTTTGGTCAGTAGCGTCAGAGGAAGAGCAACATGCCATAGCCAATATAATGGTCAAACTTGTTCAAGATCATTAA